Below is a window of Maylandia zebra isolate NMK-2024a linkage group LG19, Mzebra_GT3a, whole genome shotgun sequence DNA.
GCAGGCCGCAGCTGCAGCCTACAGGCAGAACCCGGCAGAAAAGGGCCGAAGGGATGGCGGGGGCGGCTGAGGAAAAACCAACAAAAGGCGAAGCCCCCCTACCCCCTCCTCCCACGCTTTGGAGTTCTAATTCCCTAATCCtcaacctccgcctacccccacctcctcctcctcatccgaTTCTCACCactcaaactcacacacacgcacagttcATGCAGTTACACTGGCTCCCTTCCTCTCATCCCCAAGCCATGAATGGCCAGACGGGGACAAAACCCAACAGCAGCCCTCTCAGGAAGTCCAACCACTGGGTGTGAGCACTGAGGCACATTTTGTCTGACCCTCTTTTGGTTCCTCTCACTCTGTGTGAGATCATTTACCCACTTGCATTGTTAAttagtgtgcatgtgtgggtcATCTAGTGGCTTGTGACAAaggtgttcttttctttttaaagttactgtgttggaaatgttatttaaaaaccTTACAAATAGAACGAGCTGGGATACAGCTGTTAGTTTGGGAGATTGtggcttctttttcttctcctttcgtttgtaatttaaaaaaaaaagactgatgaATACTACATGATGTGTCTTATTAGCCAACAAACTATAGCAGCTGGGTTCTCAACATTCCTGTTGCTGTCACGTAGAGACGGAGAGTGCAGGATGCTCCTCTGAACCAGCCACTAACCTCATTCACCCGCCCTCTTCCTTTTATTTAATGAATCTTCAATAAGCTTGTCTGACTAACCCTTAGTGTTAGGGCCTCTTAAGCCAAGTTGACTTTCACATGGCTTTACTGTCCAAAGAAAGGATTAACGTGAAATAAAGAGTCATTTCTTGGAAGTCGACGTGAAGTGTCATTAAGTTGAGAAAATTTGAAATGTATAATGTTAAAACTTCCTGATCATTTCAGTATCTAGATTAAAGTGATTCCCTCCTcaggagttgttgttgttgtacctTTTTTCTTGTAATTCGGTAAAAGCAAAGATGCTCCAGCTGCTGTGCCAAACCCGTTCTTTCCTCCTGTACCGTGCTTGAGGTGTAGAGGGGCGTGGCTGTGGCATGCTGAAGCTGTCCGCACACAGGGCCATGCAGCAGTTGGCAAATAAAGatgaattctgttttgtttggcaGCGGTTCTCCGTTCATTATTTTCCACTTTGCCCAGCGCGCATCCCAGCCCTCAGCAGCTGCTTGTCATGTAAAGACACTCTATCAGGCCCTGACAGCTCCTCCCCTGCACACACAGTGCGCATGGCTCATGCACACTTCACTTGCGTtcacaccccccaccccccactcaCACTCCTACATATGTGGGGAACATATGTAGTGATCTGTCTCACTACCACGCCGTTCAGCACaactcctcacacactgctttcTCATCCCCTCCAGTACTCTCATCTCTCATCTTTTGTCAAATCAGTCTTCCCATTCTTCTGTCCTTCCCCTAATTTGGTTGAGACGAGCCACATGTCGGCTGTCATGCTTTTATTAGAAAAGCTTACTGGGACTGTTAATGCAGTGGATTTCCTCAgagcaaagtgtgtgtttgtgcgtgcatgcatgcatgcatgtgtgcctgtgtgtcaaCCAGACACTTGAAGCAGGTTTTATCTTATCTAGGTTGTGGTCAGTCTGTCTGTTGGCCACTTTCCTGTTTTGGAGAACATGTTGACATCAAAAGGTTTTAGTTTACTGGAACACTGTGACGATGAAGTGAGTTAAAAGCAGAAGGCTCTCCTGTGTTGTTCTGAGGCCTATTGTCCTTTGTCAGCAGTCTGCGCTTTTTCTCCGTGTACACAGGATGTATTTGGGGTCTAGTATGCAAAGCACTGGATTTAAGTAGTGCAgaagaattatttttttttccctctctgaaTCTGCATAACAGTCCCTGTGTATAATTACCATATAAATGTATCCATGTTTACTCTAAACGGTAACTGTATATTTgacaatacaattttaaaaaaggggaaaaaacccagCATTAGTTTTCACTTTCTCACTCTGTCAGTTCTTAAGAAAAGCCGCTCTGTGGAAAGTACAAATGAATAAAACCAGAAGGGGAAATGTGTGTCAATAGGAAGCTGACAAGGGTCATCTTGGTTGTTTATGCTCAGAGTGCAGACTGCAAGTGCAACCCCTTCACTCCCCCCCGCCCGCTCTCAATGCGGCGGAGACGCCCGCTCGCAGACAACCGGATATAGCCATTTCCACAGTTGTCATGTGATCGAGCTTGTGGTCACAGACGAGGAAGTTGCAGTGTCCTCCTGTCTAGAAGGAGCATGCACTAGTTGAGGGATGTGCAATGCAGATGTGGGGTTGCTTAACCTTTGCAGAGGTGGCATCAAAGATGAGTGCCCCTGCAGAAAAGACTTTAACTTTCCAGTTACAGTAGACTGCGTTATTACAGTGGGTTAGACCTTATTTACCTTTTTGTGTGGAACAAGTCCCTCTTAATATCACAATTGCCATTGTCAGAATGGGGATAATGGTGACTAAGGATGCTTAGCTGGCTGTGTCTTCCACACCAGTGTGTCAGATTTTCCCCCAGTACATGCCATGTCATGCCTCGCCGTGCTGCTGCGTCACGTATGACCACCCATGCAACTACTAGTGTGTGCCATGCGTCAGTGGATCTGGCAAGAAAGCCTTTCAAACTGACTGTTTGTTGTAATCTGTTGCACACAAATACCTTTCAGTGCCTACAAGGCGCCATGCATACACAAATGTATTTACAGACAAGCACAATCAtgtgtacacacaaacacctgtTTCTGCCCATCAGGATCTGAATCTACGTAAGAACATTACACAGTCTGGAAATGATTTGCCTGCGTTCCTGCTGCCAAACGAAAACTTCTAAACTGAAACTTTAGGCCCTGCTGGCGAGACAAGTATATACGTTGAGCCTTCATCACGTGTCGCGGTGTCAGGTAGGGGACTCATTATGCTGCCTCTGCATTGTGCACATACTGTCCTCAGTGTTGGTTGGCATGGGTTTATAGTTGGGAGATATGGGTCAGCCAAAACCTGACCACAGAGTGGAGCACCAGCTGGGGCCCAGCAGATAAAAACAAGGACCGGTATGAAGGGCTCAGGAGACTTTCTGGCTGCAGATTTGTCCAAATTATGTATTGAACAGGCTCTCCAGCGAACTCGCAGCTGACACTTAATGACTATGTGTACTCTTAAATGCCACGTCTTTTGTGCTTTTATTATTTAGATTTTATGCTAAACAAGTCTCTAAGCTCCATTGTGCTGAAGTAAGGAAGTCTGGTGCTCTTAAAGGCTTGTGATAAATAACCCTACGGACGTGGAGTCCCAGGAGATCGGCGTGTATTTGGATGATTGATTGTTAAAGTTGATTGGTGTGGTTTGTATTTGGAAAAATCTTATCACTGCAGTTGTGTGTAAAGCGGTCACGAGGGAGCTGCAGCAAACTGTATTCTGCTTATTTCACTTGGGGCAGCACATCTAGTATAAGCGGATTTGTCGAAAAGCTGTGAGGGCGGCAGTCTGACGCCTGTCAAAGTTGAGCTAATTTCTAAATGAGCTTTATTTGGTGTGAAAACACTTACTCTGCAGCAAATGAGATGAAGAATCTCCCCTTGcacaataaagaaaaatgtaataacataTTAAACATCTGCTCTGGATTGAAGACTAATGTCTTCTGTTGTGCCAAGTGACAGCTGTTTCCTTTTGTATGGTGATTGGTGCCACCACACCAGCAGTGAAtcaggtgttttttgtttgtttgggtttttgttttttttgttttttaaagttttgattCAGGTTTAACAAACCGAGAACTGTAACACAAACATCTGCATCATCGTACTGCAATTTCATTTTCCTGTACAGTCTATCCCAAATGGAGCTAATAAAACATGCTAGTCTATAACTTCCAACTTTCCAACGAGCACTCTTTTTCATTCTTCTGATCCAAAAAATCTTAGACGGTTATCTGAAAGCGAAGCAAATACAGAATGCATTAAGATCCCGTCGGTATCAACATTTATAGCgcttaatgaataaaaatgatttgaaaCGTGCAAAGAAGCAATGGGAGAAACTCCCTTCAGCTGTGAAGAGTTCCACAACTTATTGTGATAggaaaacaaattatttttaaactgctttGTCTGATTATCTTAGTGCAAACTGCTAAGTACATGTTATGTTAGGGAAATCCATTTATGTTTGTTGTGTGCAGAAGAGGAAAATATCAGCCAGTCTATTAGCTTTTTAAATTCCAATTCCATAAATGCCGAATATTGGTATCGACTGAGTTCTAGCTAAAAcctacattttcatttttcttttctattgaTGGGCAGGTTGCAATTCCTGCACAGTGGCAGTAACAAATCTGATTATATAGAAGTCTAAAGAAAGTTACCGTTAGCTCACGCTCTCATCCTGATGACTTTAATGTCTCGATCGCTGCTCTAAAGTCCTATTAAATAAAAAGCATACAATGTCCCTCAGCAGCCAGAACTCCCAGCTCATGGCTTCTATAATCTGCATTATATTATTATCATAGTGGCTCCGTCCAGCTTTATGTATGCAGGCTATGAAGGGCATCCCGTGTCGTCGCTTTGtggggaggggaaaaaatgtaGACGAGAAGCAGGAAGGGCAAGTTGATGATTTTGACAGATTACAAGTGACAAATCTTGAAAAATGACACTCAACCAGTTTTAATAATTCATGTgatttctttaaatattttagtACAATGTGCACTAAATAGAGTAGATATTACAAGCTGATGTTTGCTCTGCACTGTCTAATCTGCTATCAGTTTCATTACTCagaagtgtgtatgtgtgaataaCAGAAGCTCATAGGACAGATCTTTTacttcttacacacacacacgtgcgcacGCCGCGCTTCTGTGTTGGAGGAAATGGGGCAATTAAGGACAGCTTGGTATGGCACTGCATGGGGTTAATATGCGGCTccgtaattaaaaataaattacagttttcctgtataaatatTCAAGTTCCACTCCGCTGTGTGCCACTGCCTTGTTATGGTATGTaagctatttttttatttatttattccccCCCCCCATCTTCACCGTCTGCACAACATCTGGCGCAACATTTCCTGAAGCATCACCGGAATAAATGGAGTTTCGTCTGCCTAAGAGAGATTCATTTGTGTGATGCCAGTGTGTCTAAGTGAATGGGATGGACATGCTTGGCTTGAGTTTAAGGCTGTTGTCTAGAAAACCGAGGAGTGTGGAAAGTTTTGTATGAAAATCAAATTGAAGCGTTGGCATCCACCGTTACAGAGTTAAGAACTGTAGGAAATGTTAAGCTGGACTGcagattaaaatgttttaaagtgaAGTTAAAAATTCTACTTGTTAAAGATGTATGCAAATACAGTTTTAAGTTGCTTAAATGAAAGGCAGTTTTTGCTGAAAGTGTAAGAAGCCTGAGGATATTTGCTTACGTGATTTACAGAATTTTAATTGTATGATTAAAATGATACTGGTGCTTTACCCGTACGTTAGATTTTTACCGTGCCTGCTGTGCTGTTGGAAGAAGGACACGATCAACTAACTGTCACAATTCAGAGAGGGCAAGTGAATCCTGCACGCTCTCAAACAAGAATATTTCCAATGGGAAGAGTGTGTTTGAAGCTTACATTCCTCCATTGTGTGCTATAAGTGAGAAAAGGCCACTTGAAACCATGTCCCATTCCTCATTCTCCTCGTATTCGTTTGATTTCTTGTGTAAAAATGGCTACAGTGGAATTTGGGTGGGTGGGAAATCTAGTCTCCTTCCTGGTGAAATTAGTCGACTTAGATCCTCAAACTCGGGACAAGTTGGGacaaggttttttgttttgtttgaatatCCTGTGACTATCTACATTGGAAATGACTGTTGAAAAAGAGGATGTACCACGTGGAGGGAAGGAGTCCTGACTCCTGCTTTAAAAACAGCACTTTTGAGTCTCGCTAAAAGAAGGCCCTAGTGCTTTCAGTGCTAATTTAATAATGCGTTATACCGCTGACAACTAATATGAAAAGAAATCACTAAAATGTTATGTTGCATTCACAATGTCAGTGTTTATTCCTCAGCTTTCGAGGCTGTAAAAGCAAGTAAGGTTTGAACAGACAACACCggagggggggaagaaaaaggaGTTGGTCACATGCTGTTTAATTTTACCTCCTTTTCAATCTTTTTCTCTTATCAGGAGAATACATCAAGACCTGGAGGCCAAGGTATTTTCTCCTGAAGAGTGATGGTACATTCATTGGCTACAAAGAGCGACCGCAAGATGTTGACCAGCTGGAAACCCCCTTAAATAACTTCTCTGTAGCACGTGAGTATCTGCTTCAGAGAAACCACCACATTTTTTCCCTTGTTTCTTGGCAGCTTGTTTTCACCCCTATTTTGTTTGCTGCTCTTCTTAACTTGCatgcatgatttaaaaaaacaaagttttttttatacttCTTCACACTGAAAAGAAGTTAATAACAGTTTGACAGTGTATAAGGAAAAATGTGGAAGACCTTTTTGAACAAGTAACCCCTCCGTTTACTCATCTGGCAGCTTTCTAAATGACTTTGAATAGAAAGAGAAATTGCTGTGTTGTCATCTTAATAGAACGGCGGCGCGGTTTTCAGTAGGAGGACCGCTCCGAGCAAAGAGAGCTCCGCCACTGAACGTGCACGCAAGATGTTTTGACTCCTTACATTAATGCATCAGATGGCAGCTCTCTTCTCTCTGTGCAGTCCCCAAAACTTTGTTTGCATTGTGACagataataacaaaaacaaaaaaatgcccaGAGCAGCTCGACTCACTCGATCTTCACATCAGAGAAAGTTGCTGCGATAAGCTGTGCAGATGACTGAACACAGCAATTAGACGGCATACTGTTTGTTTAACAAAATGTTTCCTCTCCGACACTCTTGAGTTATCGTGGCCATTAGCCGCCTGATTTCAAGTATTTATCTGGGCTCCTCTCGGAGGTTCTGTCTCCATCAGCGCTGGCTTTGCTTTTGTCACCACTGTGACCCCACCGCAGAGGACACATGGTGCGTCGTTGCTGACGGGGCCGCTGCAGCTGGATTACATATTCACCCTGATGGAGCCATGTTGGATCTCAGTGGTGGTCCACTCAGAGTCCTCCATCCATCAGACGCAGGCCATTTTGTGTCACGTTCTGACATATTTGCTGACATGTTTCATTTGGGAACAGATGTTACTGCGAAGGAGCTGCAGATGGAAATCTCTGCTTTGTAAATTCAGTTATTAGACTGTTGTGAGTAATTGTTTTTGCAAACTGCTTACAAGACAATTATTTGCTCCAAAAGTGGGAAAATTTCAGCAGAAGCAATAAAAGAAGGGTGTGAAGATGTGCATGATATGAAATTCTTAAAGAACAAGACTGATTAAGCCGGGTGTGTGCCAGCGTGGCAAGTTAAACATTTCCTGGTTTGAAGTTCTGTTTCCTTTAGCTGATTCATTTTAGTGGAAATGTGATATCATCTCAGGTTCTGCTCTGAGAAAACAAGATGTGACCTTGGGTTTTGGGATTTCTCGATGATTCAGACCAATAATTTAACATGTGTTTTGTCAGATTCATCACAGTCTGAAAATGACTAGTAAAGAATTGCTTTTTAGAACAACTGTTAGGGAATGAATTGGAATATGTGCCGGATTTAAAGCACTACTAATAcaaagcacttttatttttaaagggaCTGACGATTTAAGCATCAGTTGTTTTCTCCCACCAAAGTGCACCTGTTCTTTTCCAAATTGGCCGAGATTGTCTGTTAGGACGGCGATAAAGATAAATGGCTATAACTGCGGGTCTGTCTCTCCCCTCTGCTCTCCTACACACTGGCCCTTCTCTTCGTCTCCATCTCCCCGGCTGTGGTCAGAGTGCCAGCTGATGAAGACGGAACGGCCCAAGCCCAACACATTCATCATCCGCTGCCTGCAGTGGACCACTGTCATCGAGCGTACCTTCCACGTGGAGACCCCCGAGGAGAGGCAAGTGAGACGCAGACCCCTCGCTGCTCACAGAGCACTTGAGCTCGAATCATCCGCATGCTAAGATTTGGCCCAGAATGCTACAAAGTAGTTTAAGAGCTTAGTTTTTCTAACATGCAGAAGCGTAAACCAACATACATATTTAATCATCATTATACACCTTCACCCTGTGCACTGGCTCTTGGCAGAGGTCACACTTGAAATTGCCTTCCTGTTGATAAGAAGACAATTACATGATTGGGCTGCTGGGGTTGCTTGGTGGCAAACGGACTGCTGTAATCTCTGCTGCTTGTGTCTACCTCAGGGAAGAATGGACCAAAGCCATCCAGGCAGTGGCTGAAGGCCTACAGAAAcaagaggaggagatgatggacTCCTCCCCAGACCCCATGGACATGGAGGTCTACCTGACCAAACCCAGACTCAAAGTGGTACTAGCTCATTTACACTCAATGTATCTTTGTTCGGTTATGTCCTCACAAATGTCTCTCACTCGTTCTTAACTAGTGAGATTGCTCCTCGCTGTTagtacagcttttttttttgtcccctcCTCATTTGACAGTTACTCCTCCTTCACCCTCCCCAGCTTATTTGTACTTGCACAGCTTCGGCCCAACATCAGTTGTGGGTGGCTTGGCACCAGATAGCATGCCCACTAGGTTTCACAcatgcccccctccccccacatgTGTCATGACTTAAAGGTCCAATGTCACTGGATTAGATGTCCCCTGCACAACCATTTTCAACATTCTCTCCAGAGCTGGGGGTCAAAGGTTAACTGAGACACAACCACGTATATAGGTCAAACCATTAGAGGAGTGGAAATTGCTCTGTGGGTGAGATGGTGGCTTAAATGCTTCAGCGTTGTTGTCAGTGGGATTGCGTGTCCTGTTTAGAGTCTGAGTTCGTTAatgctcctgtttgtaaccaGATGCTGTATTCTCCCCCATTGCCTTGCAGACTATGCACGACTTTGAATACCTCAAACTCCTGGGAAAAGGCACTTTTGGCAAAGTTATTCTGGTAAAGGAGAAGGCCACAGGACGCTACTATGCCATGAAGATCCTAAAGAAGGAGGTGATCGTAGCAAAAGTGAGTGGCTGCCAATGAGCAAGTGAAGGGGTGAAAATGCACTGGGAGTCTGGGGGAAACCAATGCCTGATACCTAAATAGTGATTGAGAGAGTTGCACaaatgctgtctttttttttttttttcttctttcttgtcTCCAGGATGAAGTggcgcacacactcacagagaaCAGAGTCCTCCAGAATTCAAAGCATCCGTTCTTGACAGTAAGGAGCTCCTCCATATACCCAAACCTTATTTTAACTCGCACAGATCCTCAGACCTCTTCAGTCTAACCCAGAAGCATCCATTCAGAAAAAAGAGGCAGTTTTTGTCAGGAATGTTTTGAAGTGCTGTGCTTACAAAGGCTAGAGttgagtggggttttttttttttaatcagttaaCCCTTGCTTTGAGGTGGGTTGTAATGATAAGCTCGTACCAAATTTTAGATCTAAGTGGTGGGTGAAGGCAACACATCGTCTGTGCTGTggttttcctcctcttctttcgaAATGTTCGAAAATGTAGCTAAAGCCGCAACATGTATTGTGATATTTCATGTTACCATTAGCTGTTTAAATGCCAGCTTCCGCTTGACTTGGTTTGAAACATGAAGTTCTGCtttgaggtttttgttttttgatctgCAGGGACTGAAATACTCCTTCCAAACACATGACCGCCTGTGCTTTGTCATGGAGTATGCAAACGGTGGTGAGGTAAACTAGTTTAATCATCGCTAAATGTGCATCTGTAAATACTTTGGATGTTGAGTGTGTTCATTTCTCACTTCCTTCTTGACTGAAAAACACTCTTATTTGTCCTCTGCGTCCCTGTCAATCTCTCCCACATCCCCTCAGCTTTTCTTCCATCTTTCAAGAGACCGGGTGTTTTCAGAGGAGCGTGCGCGGTTCTACGGCGCAGAGATAGTGTCTGCTTTGGACTACCTGCATGCTGAAAGAAACGTGGTTTATCGGGATCTCAAGGTAGGCGGGGAAATGTGTCCTCACTTCCTATCATCCTAGTAGTCAGCCTCCCTTTCTCCACCCTCCTCCCCTTCactttctttctccctccccGTGGCAGGATATAAATAGGATCTGTCTCCATCTAGAGCAGTGGCCAGGCCTTATTGATCTGCCTCCCCCAGATCAAACTCCAGACCTCACTGCAGCTGGATGGAAGTCCGGCCTGTACATTGCTGCAGCCAGACAGAAATAACTACCACGGCCCCTTTGAACAGATCACCACCAACCAGTCATTATAGTACACACAAAGTTCTCAGTGGGTGATATCACCGCTCTGTGTGTGAGATTGACGTCATTCTTTGTGTTAGCTGTTTTCTTTAATGGAGGGGGAAAAAGCCACACATCTTCTCAGAATGAAGAAGTTTGAGATTTCCAACTGCTTCTTGTTTTGCATTTGAGTTTAAAAGCTAAAGAGAAGTGTGCGAGGGAAGATGACATCGGAGATGGATGCTGCAAATTGATAAGGCATGTTTGAGTTTAAGGCTTTGGGGAGGTTATCAGTTGCAGTGGGCTTCTGAAGCCCTAATACTTCCAGCTGATAAAACTATACCAGCCAGGTCAGCATAGCACTCCCTAcctccccccctccctttcctccctctctcccttgGGTTTATGAGCCAGGCTCCCAGCCTGCTAGGGTTCTCCTGAAAATGCCAGGGTAGCAGGATTGGAGGATGTGCTGACTCTGGCCGGGCGCTGCTGGCCACGTGTGAGCTACAGCTGCCAGGTGACTTTAACTGAGGGAGAGAGACAGCGAGGGGAGGGTGAGGACATGCTGATATTAAAAGGCCATGTAACCTCAAGTCATGACACTGCATAGTGCATGTTTTTCAGTCAGGTTTACCTGCGTATGTGTATCACCAGGTACCTTTCCATATTCACGCTTTTTATGAGCATTTTCACAATATTTATGTATCGaactgagaaaagaacatttaaagtgtagagatcaatttttttttttttgctttccctCACACGTGGTTGACCTGGAAAAACTTTCTTGTAAGCCATCAGTTACCATCACATGTCACCACAAAGCACAAATGACTAAGAAGTGGGGAGGAAGAAGGCCGTGAATGTTGCAATTGGTAATTTACTTCCACGTGAGATGCCTTATTTGGATGACACGCAGTTACTTCCAGCCTAAGGTGTTTAATGACTAAATAGTTTTCAGTTAATTAATTACAGACACCagttgatgttttatttttccacaaatTCCTGTAAAAGACTTGTTTCTGATAGATAAATATATGTTTGAtcatttaataatttatatcAACATCACGTTTTTGGGATGTTTAACCAAAGAAGTAATTTTTCTCAGCTGGAAAATCTTATGCTGGACAAAGACGGACACATAAAGATCACAGATTTCGGCCTGTGTAAGGAGGGGATCAAAGATGGCGCCACTATGAAAACCTTCTGTGGGACTCCAGAGTACCTTGCACCTGaggtaaaaacacaacagtggTTCAGCCTGCAGGTGACTTTAAGTGACCTTAGTGTGTGCAGAAAAGCCCACTTTCTGTAGTTCTCTATAGTtcagtgacaaattaaaggaagcTGAAGCAATAATTTGGTGTCAGGCCACTTTAGAGCTGCAAACAGCTTTGAAATCTGGTGTGTGTTGGATGGTGGTGAACACATCGTCTAATGGTGTTCACTTGGGTTGACATTTGGTGACTAATTTACTCGTCCAGCTGTTCTTTCACTAACTGAAAGAACAGGAAGGAATCTGCATTTCTTGGTTTTCTTTGGTCTTTTATTCAAgtttctgttttaattttaaatatgtgtgtATATTGGTGATATTTTTCAGATGTGCTGAGCCAAGAGCTCTCTACCTTgctttaaagtaaataaaaacaaaatgattgtaTTTGATTGAACTGAATAAGATGAGCTGGAGCCCAGGATTGAATGCTAGTCGTGGTGCATGTGACATTTGTAGAGAAAGGAATGGTGTGTGGTGTTGAACATTAGTAGAAGAAAAGGGCTGTTATCCTGAAATGCCTTTCTAATCTCCAGTTAAGGTTGTGTTAATGAGTATGCCGTGTGCTCAGGGTAGGGCAGCCTGCTCTCATGTTATATGGCAAGGGGTGTGGCTACCCTTGTTGCGTGCAGGTATGACAAGTGTTGGAGTGGGTTGTGTAACACGAGAATTCATTGTGAATGTTTGTGGTGGTTGGGTGGGTTGGTGTCACTAAGtacatgtgtgtttgcatgagCCCCTTGCCTGCTGCCATTAAGgggaagaggggaaaaaaagttttccaGGAGAAGGCGTCCATGTTGACACAGTTGCTGTATCGTTGTTTTTAGTCTGCATTTGGAATTTTCTGGTTGGGGGAGGAGGAAGGGTAAGTGGCTGGCAGCGTTTCAGGAAACGTGAGCTTCCGCACtctgaaaagagaagaaagacagacagacagaccacATTGGCTACAGCTGTTGTGTGGCACCAAGGGAGCCACAGCCCCCGATGCTGCCTGGGGTGCCTCACCTGACCTGGGCTGACTCAGAGCTGGTGTGAGGACACTATTACAGAGTGCTTCAGGGCGCCTCTCGGGAACGTGTACCTGTGCTGCTTGTCGAATCAGATGGAACTCCCATCTAATCATCAGCACCAGGT
It encodes the following:
- the akt1 gene encoding RAC-alpha serine/threonine-protein kinase, giving the protein MTNVVIVKEGWLHKRGEYIKTWRPRYFLLKSDGTFIGYKERPQDVDQLETPLNNFSVAQCQLMKTERPKPNTFIIRCLQWTTVIERTFHVETPEEREEWTKAIQAVAEGLQKQEEEMMDSSPDPMDMEVYLTKPRLKVTMHDFEYLKLLGKGTFGKVILVKEKATGRYYAMKILKKEVIVAKDEVAHTLTENRVLQNSKHPFLTGLKYSFQTHDRLCFVMEYANGGELFFHLSRDRVFSEERARFYGAEIVSALDYLHAERNVVYRDLKLENLMLDKDGHIKITDFGLCKEGIKDGATMKTFCGTPEYLAPEVLEDNDYGRAVDWWGLGVVMYEMMCGRLPFYNQDHEKLFEQILMEDIRFPRTLGLEARSLLSGLLKKDPKQRLGGGPDDAKEIMQHKFFASIEWQDVYEKKLVPPFKPQVTSETDTRYFDEEFTAQTITITPPGQDDSMESFDSERRPHFPQFSYSASGTA